A stretch of Bradyrhizobium sp. CCBAU 53338 DNA encodes these proteins:
- a CDS encoding (2Fe-2S)-binding protein: MSKIPVQFRHNGRDVAIFVDGGTNLLVALRELIGDMTPKFGCGQGGCGTCSVLVDGELHLSCLTLAETVAGRSVETLDGMKQGPNLHPLQRAFADNFAAQCGYCTPGMLMAAKALLDRNPSPSRDEVIEAISGNICRCTGYEPIINAILAAAGGRVSA; this comes from the coding sequence ATGTCCAAGATACCCGTGCAATTTCGTCACAATGGCCGCGACGTCGCGATCTTCGTCGACGGCGGCACCAATCTCTTGGTCGCGCTGCGCGAGCTGATCGGCGACATGACGCCGAAATTCGGCTGCGGTCAGGGCGGCTGTGGCACCTGCAGCGTGCTCGTCGACGGCGAACTCCACCTCTCCTGCCTGACGCTGGCGGAAACAGTCGCGGGCCGCTCCGTTGAGACGCTCGACGGCATGAAGCAGGGTCCGAACCTGCATCCGCTCCAGCGCGCCTTCGCCGACAATTTTGCCGCCCAGTGCGGCTATTGCACGCCGGGCATGCTGATGGCCGCAAAAGCCCTGCTCGACCGCAATCCCTCGCCCAGCCGCGACGAGGTCATCGAGGCCATCTCCGGCAATATCTGCCGCTGCACCGGCTATGAGCCGATCATCAATGCCATCCTCGCCGCCGCCGGCGGCCGGGTCAGCGCCTGA
- a CDS encoding xanthine dehydrogenase family protein subunit M: protein MAVTVKTFASASEAAGALLSDRTARYLGGGTLVMRALNEGDVKISTVVRAQDQALARIDASGPRVTIGAGVTFARVLAERDLGFLHAPARSIGGPAVRNMGTVGGNLFAPNPYGDFTVALLALDATVAVAGGFGSRDIPIEEFLQARDRQAGSLVLSISCTRPASTEAFRYRKIARIKPKGGSVITLAAHLPISGGRIAGARIALGSMAPTQIRARAAERALEGRSLDAATIAAAESAATEGTSPSDNALGSAWYRREIVGVHLRRLLSGQE, encoded by the coding sequence ATGGCCGTAACAGTGAAGACTTTTGCCAGTGCCAGCGAGGCGGCCGGGGCGCTGTTGTCCGATCGCACCGCGCGTTATCTCGGCGGAGGCACGCTAGTGATGCGGGCCCTGAATGAAGGCGACGTCAAGATCTCGACCGTGGTGCGCGCCCAGGACCAGGCGCTGGCACGCATCGACGCATCAGGCCCACGCGTGACGATCGGGGCCGGCGTCACCTTCGCGCGAGTCTTGGCCGAGCGTGACCTTGGCTTCCTGCATGCCCCTGCCCGTTCGATCGGCGGTCCTGCCGTGCGCAATATGGGGACGGTCGGCGGCAATCTCTTTGCGCCGAATCCCTACGGCGATTTCACCGTTGCGCTGCTCGCGCTGGATGCGACCGTGGCCGTCGCAGGCGGCTTCGGCTCGCGCGACATCCCGATCGAGGAATTCTTGCAGGCGCGCGACCGGCAGGCTGGATCGCTGGTCTTGTCGATCTCCTGCACACGCCCTGCAAGCACCGAGGCGTTCCGCTACCGCAAGATCGCCCGCATCAAGCCGAAGGGCGGCTCGGTCATCACGCTCGCCGCGCATCTGCCGATCTCGGGCGGCCGCATCGCCGGCGCGCGGATCGCGCTGGGCTCGATGGCGCCGACGCAGATCCGCGCCCGCGCCGCCGAGCGGGCGCTGGAAGGACGTTCGCTGGATGCGGCGACCATCGCGGCCGCTGAGTCTGCCGCAACTGAAGGAACGTCACCCTCCGACAACGCGCTCGGCAGCGCCTGGTACCGCCGCGAGATCGTCGGCGTTCATCTGCGCCGCCTGCTGTCCGGACAGGAATAG
- a CDS encoding SRPBCC family protein produces MPHIVKSTILDAPTDAAWAMLRDFNGHDRWHPAVATSSIERAHSSDKIGCIRRFKLKDGAELREQLLALSDLEQSFSYCLLDTPIPMFNYVAHVRLLPVTDGDRTFWHWESRFTTRPEDRDRISHMVAEDIYQAGFEAIRRHLKEAA; encoded by the coding sequence GTGCCGCATATCGTCAAAAGCACGATCCTGGACGCGCCAACCGATGCGGCTTGGGCGATGCTGCGCGATTTCAACGGGCACGACCGCTGGCATCCGGCGGTGGCGACCTCCTCGATCGAGCGCGCCCATTCCTCGGACAAGATCGGTTGCATCAGGCGGTTCAAGCTGAAGGATGGGGCCGAGCTGCGTGAGCAATTGCTGGCACTGTCCGACCTCGAGCAGAGTTTCAGCTACTGCCTGCTCGATACTCCGATCCCGATGTTCAACTATGTCGCCCATGTCCGCCTGCTGCCGGTCACCGATGGCGATCGCACTTTCTGGCATTGGGAGTCGCGCTTCACGACCAGACCGGAAGACCGCGATCGCATCAGCCACATGGTCGCGGAAGACATTTATCAGGCCGGGTTCGAAGCAATCCGCCGGCATCTCAAGGAGGCCGCCTAG
- a CDS encoding SRPBCC family protein, giving the protein MPRVYVSTVVNARNDRVWARVRDFNGLPNWHPAIAESRIEGGEPADKIGCIRDFRLRNGDRIREKLLGLSDYDMFCTYSILESPMGVENYVATLRLTPVTDGDQTFVEWTAEFDCAPERETELVGNIGGGVFQGGFDALKRVFGG; this is encoded by the coding sequence ATGCCCCGCGTCTACGTCTCCACCGTCGTCAATGCGCGCAACGACCGCGTCTGGGCGCGTGTACGCGACTTCAACGGCCTGCCGAACTGGCACCCGGCGATTGCCGAAAGCCGCATCGAGGGCGGCGAGCCCGCCGACAAGATCGGCTGCATCAGAGACTTTCGCCTGCGCAATGGCGACCGCATCCGCGAGAAGCTTTTGGGCCTCTCCGACTACGACATGTTCTGCACCTATTCGATCCTTGAATCCCCGATGGGTGTCGAAAACTACGTCGCGACCTTGCGCCTGACGCCGGTCACCGACGGCGACCAGACCTTTGTGGAATGGACCGCCGAGTTCGACTGCGCGCCGGAGCGCGAGACCGAGCTTGTCGGCAATATCGGCGGCGGCGTGTTCCAGGGCGGCTTTGATGCGCTCAAGCGCGTGTTCGGAGGCTGA
- a CDS encoding flotillin family protein, producing the protein MSGILVGELILWLIVAIIVIVVGVYIVNWLYHRSSKEVSFVRTGFLGERVVINGGAFVLPFIHDYTPVNMNVLPMGIVRSRQDAVITRDRMRVDIEADFYVRVQPTREAVSIAAATLGRRTMEPEQLHALLAGKFISAIRSVASEMTMEEMHERRGDYVARVKTNAAEALAQNGLELESVAITDLDQTDLEFFNPSNRFDAEGLTRLMEDIEARRKLRNDIEQDSMIKIRTRNLEAERQALEIERESETARLEQERDIEMRRALQRTEVARERALRETEAEQAQISAREAIERSRIANDQAIAEARIASERETRQKEIERTRTIEEKELLAREEIEKTRIANQRSIDTTRIASEREVRQREIERMRTVEEAEIAAREAIEKARIQQDRVVTDARIANEEETRRREIERTRAVDEAEIAAREATEKARIAQTLIVNVERISSDERTRALEIQQVRTIQEAEIEAQRAVEAARIARERTLAAERIAAEQNTRQLEIERNQSLEVAGIAARETTEVSRIAQEERVRSLEIARNRAVEEADIASREAIEAARIAQEKAVAAERIQAERDTRSLEIERTGVLEAAELKRRDATERQRITVDLALEAERITSSKKREVLNIEQKKAIEIADEDRVIALSAKKSERIDADRQVRQAEIVARKEVETTDVSREQALEAARLERRRAIEQLEVARVQSLQEAEIVSREEVERARIASDRGLDEARIGRERELRKLEVNREKEVETVLMEKAIAIHQKSLEESAARAAAEEARIRATEAAERVVTARESEIAKRRKTVEVLLAEKQAEETRIAAEAERVRAAVEAEAQRMLNEAENVLTDQARYSLFRRKLLDRIEGIVRESVRPMEKIEGIRILQVDGLNGNGHGGNGGRSATDEVIDSALRYRVQAPLIDSLLSDIGVEGGSLSKMPGLIREARDMQGIKESARKGGAGGDKPAASPPAAEGGGEPPADRAPRKKS; encoded by the coding sequence ATGTCAGGGATCCTGGTCGGCGAGCTCATCCTCTGGCTGATCGTCGCCATCATCGTGATCGTGGTTGGCGTCTACATCGTCAACTGGCTCTACCACCGCTCCTCCAAGGAGGTGTCGTTCGTGCGGACCGGTTTCCTCGGCGAACGCGTGGTGATCAACGGCGGCGCGTTCGTGCTGCCGTTCATTCACGATTACACGCCTGTCAACATGAACGTGTTGCCGATGGGTATCGTGCGTTCGCGGCAGGACGCGGTGATCACCCGCGACCGGATGCGCGTCGACATCGAAGCCGACTTCTATGTCCGCGTGCAGCCGACCCGCGAGGCCGTATCGATCGCCGCTGCGACGCTGGGCCGCCGCACCATGGAGCCGGAACAGCTCCACGCGCTGCTCGCTGGCAAGTTCATCTCGGCGATCCGCTCGGTCGCCTCCGAAATGACCATGGAGGAGATGCACGAGCGCCGCGGCGACTATGTCGCGCGGGTCAAGACCAACGCCGCCGAAGCCCTCGCGCAGAACGGCCTCGAACTCGAGTCCGTCGCCATCACCGACCTCGACCAGACCGACCTCGAGTTCTTCAACCCCTCGAACCGGTTCGACGCCGAAGGCTTGACCCGGCTGATGGAGGACATCGAAGCGAGGCGCAAGCTGCGCAACGACATCGAGCAGGACTCGATGATCAAGATCCGCACACGCAATCTCGAGGCCGAGAGACAGGCGCTCGAAATCGAGCGCGAGAGCGAGACCGCGCGGCTGGAGCAGGAACGCGACATCGAGATGCGTCGCGCGCTCCAGCGCACCGAAGTGGCCCGCGAGCGCGCGCTGCGCGAGACCGAGGCCGAGCAGGCGCAGATCTCGGCGCGCGAGGCCATCGAGCGATCCCGGATCGCCAACGATCAGGCGATCGCGGAAGCCCGCATCGCCTCCGAGCGCGAAACCCGCCAGAAGGAGATCGAGCGCACCCGCACCATCGAGGAGAAGGAACTGCTGGCGCGCGAGGAGATCGAGAAGACCCGTATCGCCAACCAGCGCTCGATCGACACGACGCGAATCGCCAGCGAACGCGAGGTCCGCCAGCGCGAGATCGAGCGGATGCGCACCGTCGAGGAAGCCGAGATCGCCGCCCGCGAAGCGATCGAGAAGGCCCGGATCCAGCAAGACCGCGTCGTCACCGACGCCCGCATCGCCAATGAGGAGGAGACGCGGCGGCGCGAGATCGAGCGCACCCGCGCCGTCGACGAGGCCGAAATCGCCGCCCGAGAAGCCACGGAAAAGGCCCGTATCGCCCAGACGCTGATCGTCAATGTCGAACGCATCTCCTCCGACGAGCGCACCCGCGCGCTGGAGATCCAGCAGGTCCGCACCATCCAGGAGGCCGAGATCGAGGCGCAGCGTGCGGTCGAGGCCGCCCGGATCGCCCGCGAGCGGACGCTCGCCGCCGAACGCATCGCCGCCGAGCAGAACACCCGGCAGCTGGAGATCGAGCGCAACCAGAGCCTCGAAGTCGCCGGCATCGCGGCACGCGAGACCACCGAGGTATCGCGTATTGCCCAGGAAGAGCGCGTCCGCTCGCTGGAAATCGCGCGCAACCGCGCCGTCGAGGAAGCCGATATCGCCTCCCGCGAAGCGATCGAGGCAGCCCGTATCGCCCAGGAAAAGGCGGTTGCGGCCGAACGCATCCAGGCCGAGCGCGACACCCGTTCCCTGGAGATCGAGCGGACCGGCGTGCTGGAGGCTGCCGAGCTGAAGCGGCGCGATGCCACCGAGCGCCAGCGCATCACGGTCGATCTCGCACTGGAGGCCGAGCGGATCACCTCATCCAAGAAGCGCGAGGTGCTCAATATCGAGCAGAAGAAGGCGATCGAGATTGCGGACGAGGACCGCGTGATCGCCCTCTCCGCCAAGAAGTCCGAACGGATCGACGCCGATCGGCAGGTCCGGCAGGCCGAGATCGTTGCTCGCAAGGAGGTCGAGACCACTGACGTCTCGCGCGAGCAGGCGCTGGAAGCCGCCCGGCTCGAACGCCGCCGCGCGATCGAGCAGCTCGAGGTCGCCCGCGTGCAGTCGCTCCAGGAGGCCGAGATTGTCTCGCGCGAGGAAGTCGAGCGTGCCCGCATCGCCTCCGACCGCGGCCTCGATGAGGCCCGCATCGGCCGCGAGCGCGAGCTGCGCAAGCTTGAAGTGAACCGCGAGAAGGAGGTTGAAACGGTCCTGATGGAGAAGGCGATCGCCATCCATCAGAAGTCGCTCGAAGAGTCCGCCGCACGCGCGGCCGCCGAAGAGGCCCGTATACGCGCGACGGAAGCCGCCGAGCGCGTCGTCACCGCCCGCGAAAGCGAGATCGCAAAACGCCGCAAGACGGTCGAAGTGCTGCTCGCCGAAAAGCAGGCCGAGGAAACGCGGATCGCCGCCGAAGCGGAACGCGTCCGCGCCGCCGTCGAGGCGGAGGCGCAGCGGATGCTCAACGAGGCCGAGAACGTGCTCACCGACCAGGCGCGCTACTCGCTGTTCCGCCGCAAGCTGCTCGACCGGATCGAAGGCATCGTGCGCGAGAGCGTCAGGCCGATGGAGAAGATCGAGGGCATCCGCATCCTCCAGGTCGACGGCCTCAACGGCAACGGCCATGGCGGCAACGGCGGCCGCAGCGCCACCGACGAGGTGATCGACTCCGCGCTGCGCTACCGCGTGCAGGCGCCGTTGATCGACTCCCTCCTGTCCGACATCGGCGTCGAGGGCGGCAGCCTCTCCAAGATGCCGGGTCTGATCCGCGAGGCCCGCGACATGCAGGGCATCAAGGAGTCCGCGCGCAAGGGCGGTGCGGGCGGCGACAAACCTGCGGCCTCCCCGCCTGCGGCCGAGGGCGGCGGCGAACCGCCGGCCGACCGCGCTCCGCGGAAGAAGAGCTGA
- a CDS encoding phosphoenolpyruvate hydrolase family protein produces the protein MARFERAALLKRFREMAKRGEPIVGGGAGTGLSAKCEEAGGVDLIVIYNSGRYRMAGRGSLAGLMPYGDANAIVVEMAGEVLPVVSRTPVLAGVNGTDPFRDMDVFLDQLKALGFAGVQNFPTVGLIDGIFRANLEETGMSYALEIDMIAKAREKDLLTTPYVFSEKEAAAMAIAGADIIVCHLGLTTGGTIGAQTAPKLKDCPARIDTWAAAALSVNPDILVLAHGGPIADPQDADFIMKNTRYCHGFYGASSMERLPVERALTEQVRKFKAIGAP, from the coding sequence ATGGCCCGGTTTGAACGCGCGGCACTCCTGAAACGGTTTCGCGAGATGGCGAAGCGCGGCGAGCCGATCGTCGGCGGCGGCGCCGGCACCGGCCTGTCCGCCAAATGCGAAGAGGCGGGCGGCGTCGACCTCATCGTGATTTACAATTCCGGCCGCTATCGCATGGCCGGCCGCGGCTCGCTTGCCGGGCTGATGCCCTATGGCGATGCCAACGCCATCGTGGTGGAAATGGCCGGAGAAGTGCTGCCCGTGGTGAGCAGGACGCCCGTGCTCGCCGGCGTGAACGGCACCGATCCGTTCCGCGACATGGATGTTTTCCTCGACCAGCTCAAGGCCCTCGGCTTTGCCGGCGTGCAGAACTTTCCGACCGTCGGCCTGATCGACGGCATCTTCCGGGCCAATCTCGAAGAGACCGGCATGTCTTACGCGCTCGAGATCGACATGATCGCGAAGGCGCGCGAGAAGGATTTGCTGACGACGCCTTATGTCTTCAGCGAGAAGGAAGCGGCGGCAATGGCGATCGCCGGTGCCGACATCATCGTCTGCCATCTCGGCCTCACCACCGGCGGCACGATCGGCGCACAGACCGCGCCCAAGCTGAAGGACTGTCCCGCGCGCATCGACACCTGGGCCGCGGCCGCGCTCAGCGTCAACCCTGACATCCTGGTGCTCGCCCACGGCGGCCCGATCGCGGATCCCCAGGATGCCGATTTCATCATGAAGAACACGCGTTACTGCCACGGCTTCTACGGCGCCTCCTCGATGGAGCGGCTGCCGGTGGAGCGGGCTTTGACAGAGCAGGTCCGCAAGTTCAAGGCGATCGGCGCGCCGTAA
- a CDS encoding ABC transporter permease, translated as MSEARRSAAALEVRGLDVYYGHSHALQGVDLTLDAGVFSVVGRNGMGKTTLCKAIMGLVSVSGGSIRVRGEDITRRPPAQIARLGVGYVPQGRRLWRSLSVDEHLRLAGGMRSGAWTVERIYDTFPRLAERKDHGGGQLSGGEQQMLAISRALLTNPQLLIMDEPTEGLAPVIVAQVEEMLLQLGEDGDMSVLVIEQNIGVATAISRNVAIMVNGRINRIIDSARLSADRELQQRLLGVGLHAELEPDIDMTAAGGETKPAAQPPRSSGPIRVYISNPTPPTRWSQPVSIGRIEAAARTLSTQVSRLDETARRKREPTTTAQASGPPAVLVVGTLDTKGTELRFIRDIIGEAGLRTRLVDVSTSGKHATCDVSAQEIALNHGRGGSAVFGPDRGAAVTAMAEAFANWIKRQGNVAGVISAGGSGAASLVAPAMRTLPVGVPKLIISSVASGDVAPYVGPADITMMYSVTDVQGLNSISRAVLSNGANAIIGMVKARLDQREDRERAASAGLPSIGITMFGVTTPAVQKIAADLRDDFECLVFHATGVGGRSMEKLVESGQLAGVIDLTTTEICDLLMGGVFPATEDRFSAVIRTRLPFVGSVGALDMVNFGAPDTVPERYRGRKFHVHNPQVTLMRTTAEENERMGRWIGERLNQMDGPVRFFLPEGGVSALDARGQPFWDPEADAALFRTLERTVRLTGNRQLIRVKQNINDPEFASIIVSAFRTLFGRAGARRRVAR; from the coding sequence ATGAGTGAGGCCCGCCGCTCCGCCGCCGCACTCGAGGTCCGTGGCCTCGACGTCTATTACGGCCATTCGCACGCGCTGCAGGGTGTCGACCTCACCCTCGACGCCGGCGTGTTCTCGGTGGTCGGGCGCAACGGCATGGGCAAGACCACGCTGTGCAAGGCGATCATGGGTCTGGTGTCGGTCAGCGGCGGCTCGATCCGGGTGCGCGGTGAGGACATCACGCGCCGGCCGCCGGCGCAGATCGCGCGGCTGGGCGTCGGCTACGTGCCGCAAGGCCGCCGGCTCTGGCGCTCGCTGAGCGTCGACGAACATCTGCGGCTCGCCGGCGGCATGCGCTCCGGCGCCTGGACCGTCGAGCGCATCTACGACACCTTTCCGCGGCTCGCCGAGCGCAAGGACCATGGCGGCGGCCAGCTCTCGGGCGGCGAGCAGCAGATGCTCGCGATCTCGCGCGCGCTGCTGACCAATCCACAATTGCTGATCATGGACGAGCCGACCGAGGGGCTTGCGCCCGTCATCGTCGCCCAGGTCGAGGAGATGCTGCTGCAGCTCGGTGAGGACGGCGACATGTCAGTACTCGTGATCGAGCAGAACATCGGCGTCGCTACCGCGATCTCGCGCAATGTCGCGATCATGGTCAACGGCCGCATCAACCGCATCATCGATTCCGCGCGGCTGTCCGCTGACCGAGAGCTGCAGCAACGCCTGCTTGGCGTCGGACTGCATGCCGAACTAGAGCCCGATATCGATATGACGGCGGCGGGCGGCGAAACAAAGCCAGCTGCTCAGCCTCCACGCAGCAGCGGTCCGATCCGGGTCTACATCTCCAACCCCACCCCGCCGACGCGCTGGTCGCAGCCGGTCTCGATCGGCCGCATCGAAGCGGCGGCGCGCACGCTGTCAACGCAGGTCTCGCGCCTCGACGAGACCGCTCGGCGCAAGCGCGAGCCGACGACGACGGCGCAGGCCTCGGGCCCGCCGGCGGTGCTGGTCGTCGGCACGCTCGACACCAAGGGCACGGAGCTGCGCTTCATCCGCGACATCATCGGCGAGGCCGGGCTGCGCACGCGGCTGGTCGACGTCTCCACCAGCGGCAAGCATGCAACTTGCGACGTTTCCGCGCAGGAGATCGCGCTGAACCATGGCCGCGGCGGTTCCGCCGTGTTCGGCCCGGACCGCGGCGCCGCCGTGACGGCGATGGCGGAGGCGTTTGCCAACTGGATCAAACGCCAGGGCAACGTCGCCGGCGTGATTTCTGCCGGCGGCTCTGGCGCGGCATCGCTGGTCGCCCCCGCTATGCGCACCCTCCCCGTCGGGGTGCCCAAATTGATCATCTCTTCAGTCGCCTCGGGCGACGTCGCGCCCTATGTCGGTCCCGCCGACATCACCATGATGTATTCGGTCACCGACGTGCAGGGCCTCAACTCGATCTCGCGCGCCGTGCTGTCGAATGGCGCCAACGCCATCATCGGCATGGTCAAGGCGCGGCTCGACCAGCGCGAGGACAGGGAGCGCGCGGCAAGCGCGGGGCTGCCGTCGATCGGCATCACCATGTTCGGCGTCACCACGCCGGCCGTGCAGAAGATCGCAGCCGACTTACGCGACGATTTCGAATGCCTGGTGTTTCACGCCACCGGCGTCGGCGGCCGCTCCATGGAGAAGCTCGTCGAGTCCGGCCAGCTTGCCGGCGTGATCGATCTCACCACCACCGAGATATGCGACCTCCTGATGGGCGGCGTGTTTCCGGCGACGGAGGATCGCTTCAGCGCCGTGATCCGCACCCGCCTGCCCTTTGTCGGCTCGGTCGGCGCTCTCGACATGGTCAATTTCGGCGCGCCGGACACCGTCCCCGAGCGCTATCGCGGCCGTAAATTCCACGTCCATAATCCGCAGGTCACGCTGATGCGCACGACCGCGGAAGAGAACGAGCGCATGGGCCGCTGGATCGGCGAACGGTTGAACCAGATGGACGGGCCCGTGCGCTTCTTCCTCCCCGAGGGTGGCGTTTCCGCGCTCGATGCCCGCGGCCAGCCGTTCTGGGACCCCGAGGCCGACGCCGCGCTGTTCCGGACGCTGGAACGCACAGTGCGTTTGACCGGCAACCGGCAGCTCATTCGCGTCAAGCAGAACATCAACGATCCCGAGTTCGCCTCGATCATCGTGAGCGCCTTCCGAACCCTGTTCGGACGCGCCGGGGCACGCCGGAGAGTAGCGAGGTGA
- a CDS encoding ABC transporter ATP-binding protein: protein MDSVAQRLSAVGAGAALELRGVTRLFGALAALTDVTITVRPGERRAVLGSNGAGKTTLFNCITGDFPPTSGTIRFFGEDVTHFPPYERIRRGLRRTYQISALFPGLTVQDNVYLACRGVSRGRFSFLRPTQNDALIHAADGLVQAVHLTAVKDQRVAELAHGQQRQLEIALALAGAPRFVLFDEPAAGLSPTERAELVEILTSLPAHIGYIIIEHDMDVALRVVESVTMMHNGRIFKEGLPEEIQSDPEVQELYLGGGHE, encoded by the coding sequence ATGGATAGCGTCGCCCAGCGCCTCTCCGCCGTCGGTGCCGGTGCTGCGCTCGAGCTGCGCGGCGTCACCCGGCTGTTCGGCGCGCTGGCGGCGCTGACCGACGTCACCATCACCGTGCGCCCCGGCGAACGGCGCGCCGTGCTCGGCTCCAACGGCGCCGGCAAGACCACGCTGTTTAACTGCATCACCGGCGACTTCCCACCGACATCGGGCACGATCCGTTTCTTCGGCGAGGACGTCACCCACTTCCCGCCCTATGAGCGCATTCGCCGTGGCCTCAGGCGGACCTATCAGATCTCCGCGCTGTTCCCCGGCCTCACCGTGCAGGACAATGTGTATCTTGCCTGTCGCGGCGTCTCGCGCGGACGCTTCTCCTTCCTGCGGCCCACCCAGAACGATGCGCTGATCCATGCAGCCGATGGCCTGGTGCAGGCCGTGCATCTGACCGCCGTGAAAGACCAACGCGTCGCCGAGCTCGCGCACGGCCAGCAGCGCCAGCTCGAGATCGCGCTGGCGCTCGCAGGTGCGCCGCGCTTCGTGCTGTTCGACGAGCCCGCCGCCGGCCTGTCGCCGACCGAACGCGCCGAGCTGGTCGAGATCCTGACCTCGCTGCCGGCGCATATCGGCTACATCATCATCGAGCATGACATGGATGTCGCGCTGCGCGTCGTCGAGAGCGTGACGATGATGCACAACGGCCGCATCTTCAAGGAGGGGCTGCCGGAGGAGATCCAGTCCGACCCCGAGGTGCAGGAGCTTTATCTCGGAGGCGGCCATGAGTGA
- a CDS encoding branched-chain amino acid ABC transporter permease, which yields MSVTHDTRIRIRSSASSAQRQAARGWPDLNNPAAWIVAVILLIMPLIANGFFLIEIFATTLMLGTIALSLMFLAGYGGMVSLMQLTIAGFCAYMVAVFGVSGNANISLGWPWWLAVPMALTLATIFGTLGGALAVRTEGIYTIMITLAIGAAFYYFTNQNWAIFNGHTGINNVATPHFWGVDWRSDIPFYYVVLAVAALCYFAVDYISRAPFGLALQGVRDNPRRMAALGFNVNAHRVAAYAVASFIAGLAGVLQVWNYRQISPGSVSVGACIDILIIAVVGGITRPIGPYIGALVFVLLRTFALDFLVKIGLDGNRFRLLIGLGFLAIVFWSSDGMIGLWQRWRQSHRPQSDRLGGGRGHG from the coding sequence ATGTCCGTCACCCACGATACTCGCATTCGGATCCGCAGCTCCGCTTCATCGGCGCAGCGGCAGGCCGCCCGCGGCTGGCCCGACCTGAACAATCCCGCAGCCTGGATCGTCGCCGTGATCCTTCTGATCATGCCGCTGATCGCCAACGGCTTCTTCCTGATCGAGATTTTTGCGACCACGCTGATGCTCGGCACCATCGCGCTCAGCCTGATGTTCCTGGCCGGTTATGGCGGCATGGTCAGCCTGATGCAGCTCACCATCGCGGGCTTCTGTGCCTATATGGTCGCGGTGTTCGGCGTCAGCGGCAATGCCAATATCAGCCTGGGCTGGCCGTGGTGGCTCGCCGTACCGATGGCGCTGACGCTTGCGACCATCTTCGGCACGCTCGGCGGCGCGCTCGCGGTACGGACTGAAGGCATCTACACCATCATGATCACGCTCGCGATCGGGGCGGCGTTCTACTACTTCACCAACCAGAACTGGGCGATCTTCAACGGCCACACCGGCATCAACAACGTCGCGACGCCGCATTTCTGGGGCGTCGACTGGCGATCCGATATCCCCTTCTACTACGTCGTGCTCGCAGTCGCCGCGCTGTGCTATTTCGCCGTCGACTACATCTCCCGCGCGCCGTTCGGCCTAGCACTGCAGGGCGTGCGCGACAACCCGCGCCGCATGGCGGCGCTCGGCTTCAACGTCAATGCGCACCGCGTCGCCGCCTACGCGGTGGCATCCTTCATCGCCGGCCTCGCCGGTGTGCTCCAGGTCTGGAACTATCGCCAGATCTCGCCGGGTTCGGTCAGCGTCGGCGCCTGCATCGATATCCTCATCATCGCTGTCGTTGGCGGCATCACCCGGCCGATCGGTCCCTATATCGGCGCGCTCGTGTTCGTGCTCCTGCGCACCTTCGCGCTCGACTTCCTGGTCAAGATCGGGCTCGACGGCAACCGTTTCCGGCTGCTTATCGGCCTCGGCTTCCTCGCCATCGTGTTCTGGTCGTCGGATGGCATGATCGGCCTGTGGCAGCGCTGGCGGCAGAGCCATCGCCCGCAGTCGGATCGGCTGGGCGGAGGGCGCGGCCATGGATAG